A genomic stretch from Chitinivorax tropicus includes:
- a CDS encoding XrtA-associated tyrosine autokinase produces MNLIEKAAARFEQNQPLTTGLQPDPVEKPLEAPAPSAPHHEPQLIERAVEHDHTAHVEPTVHLARPMAVTAELMQERIVSKTVDLDLAYLKSKGMITPDDDKNQLAEEFRLIKRPLITNAIEADSSDRHRNLIMVTSSLPGEGKSFCSMNLALSIAMERDRRVMLVDADVARPSILNYLNLRADRGLMDLLLDPRLPMSDVLLRTNIEKLSILPAGRGHKHATELLASAAMRNLLDEMARRYPDRIIIFDSPPLLVTTESRELASHMGQIVMVVEAGKTSQDAVKEALRHLEGCDIVNLLMNKGAMTALDGYGYGYGYGYGYGRDSKA; encoded by the coding sequence GTGAACTTAATTGAAAAAGCAGCCGCCCGTTTCGAGCAGAATCAGCCGCTGACAACGGGCCTGCAACCCGATCCGGTTGAAAAGCCGCTTGAGGCGCCTGCTCCGTCAGCGCCTCATCACGAGCCGCAGCTGATCGAGCGTGCGGTTGAGCATGATCACACCGCTCATGTAGAGCCAACCGTGCATCTGGCCAGACCTATGGCAGTGACTGCAGAGCTGATGCAGGAGCGGATCGTTTCCAAGACTGTTGATCTCGATCTGGCGTATTTGAAGTCGAAGGGCATGATCACGCCCGATGATGACAAGAATCAGCTGGCCGAGGAGTTCCGTCTGATCAAGCGGCCATTGATCACCAATGCGATTGAAGCCGATAGTTCGGATCGTCATCGCAATCTGATCATGGTTACCAGCTCGCTACCAGGGGAGGGTAAAAGTTTCTGCTCCATGAATCTGGCGCTCAGTATCGCCATGGAGCGTGACCGCAGGGTAATGCTGGTCGATGCGGACGTCGCCCGCCCCTCCATCCTGAATTACCTGAATCTACGTGCTGATCGCGGTTTGATGGATCTCTTGTTGGACCCAAGATTGCCGATGTCCGATGTCCTGTTGCGGACGAACATCGAGAAGTTATCGATCCTGCCCGCAGGCCGTGGGCACAAACATGCAACAGAATTGCTGGCCAGCGCCGCCATGCGTAACCTGTTGGACGAGATGGCCCGTCGCTACCCTGATCGGATCATCATCTTTGATTCACCGCCACTGCTGGTGACGACAGAGTCACGTGAACTGGCTTCCCATATGGGGCAGATCGTGATGGTGGTGGAGGCCGGCAAGACCAGCCAAGATGCCGTCAAGGAAGCGTTACGCCATCTGGAAGGCTGCGATATCGTCAATCTGCTGATGAACAAGGGTGCCATGACAGCACTGGATGGCTACGGTTATGGCTATGGTTACGGCTATGGTTATGGTCGCGATTCCAAGGCGTGA
- a CDS encoding XrtA system polysaccharide chain length determinant: MSELLAQLASLLRAAWNFRWYALASSWVLALGGWIFVYTMPDRFESSARVYVDTQSMLKPLMNGIAVQPNVDQQISIMSKTLISRPNIEKVIRMADLDLKIKTAEEKESLIDRLTKRISIKSTGRDNLFEIGYEDTRPETARNVVQALMTIFVEGSLGDKRKDADTARRFLDEQIKAYELKLVQAENALKEFKRQHIGQMPEDGKDYYSQLTAVGGALNQAKLELAEAQRSRDAIKSQLAGDELVVIPQQGDDAAGINPELDARIQALKKNLDSLRLNYTEQHPDIIAAKRIIDQLEDQRKQEAKTHKPATYSNQNPGMQQLKMALVDAEARVAALTARVGEYTNRFNQFRAAANAIPQVEADFTQLNRDYQVNKQNYENLLARRESAHLSGEMDASANVVDFRVIDPPRLPSQPSAPNRPLLMIAVLGVAVAGGLAVALLLSQLRPTFNSRRELRDVTGLPILGSISMIWTPEQRRKSRQGAWIYASSYAGLLVMFGLVMAFQHFVPRSMLM, translated from the coding sequence CGTTGGGTGGTTGGATATTTGTCTACACCATGCCGGATCGTTTCGAGTCATCTGCCAGGGTATATGTTGACACGCAGAGCATGCTGAAGCCGCTCATGAACGGCATCGCGGTGCAACCGAATGTGGATCAGCAGATTTCGATCATGAGCAAGACCTTGATCAGCCGCCCTAATATCGAGAAGGTCATTCGGATGGCGGATCTCGATTTGAAGATCAAGACAGCCGAGGAAAAAGAATCATTGATTGATCGGCTGACCAAACGTATTTCCATCAAATCCACTGGCCGGGACAACCTGTTTGAAATCGGCTATGAGGACACCAGGCCGGAAACAGCCCGGAATGTGGTGCAGGCGCTGATGACGATCTTTGTCGAGGGTAGCCTGGGTGACAAACGTAAGGACGCTGACACCGCGCGCCGCTTTTTGGATGAACAGATCAAGGCTTACGAGCTGAAGCTCGTTCAGGCTGAAAATGCCCTGAAGGAATTCAAACGCCAGCACATTGGCCAGATGCCAGAAGATGGCAAAGACTACTACAGCCAATTGACAGCGGTAGGTGGGGCGCTGAACCAAGCCAAGTTGGAATTGGCGGAAGCACAGCGTTCCCGGGATGCGATCAAGAGCCAGCTGGCTGGCGATGAGTTGGTGGTCATCCCCCAGCAGGGCGATGATGCTGCTGGCATCAATCCGGAGTTGGATGCCCGTATTCAAGCTCTTAAGAAAAACCTGGACAGCCTCCGCCTCAATTACACGGAGCAACATCCGGATATCATCGCGGCAAAGCGCATCATTGATCAGTTGGAAGATCAACGTAAGCAGGAAGCCAAAACACATAAACCTGCCACCTACAGCAATCAAAACCCGGGTATGCAGCAGCTGAAGATGGCACTGGTCGATGCCGAAGCCAGAGTGGCTGCGCTGACGGCGCGAGTGGGGGAGTATACGAACCGCTTCAATCAATTCAGAGCGGCGGCAAATGCCATCCCCCAAGTCGAGGCTGACTTCACCCAATTGAATCGTGACTATCAGGTGAATAAGCAGAATTATGAAAATCTGCTGGCCCGCCGTGAGTCTGCACACCTCTCTGGTGAAATGGATGCCAGTGCCAATGTCGTGGATTTCCGGGTGATCGACCCGCCCCGTCTGCCGTCCCAACCATCAGCACCCAACCGGCCCTTGTTGATGATCGCGGTGCTGGGCGTGGCGGTGGCAGGTGGTTTGGCTGTTGCGCTGTTGTTGAGCCAGTTGCGGCCAACATTCAATAGCCGACGCGAGCTTCGTGATGTTACCGGATTGCCGATTCTGGGCAGTATTTCGATGATCTGGACACCAGAGCAGCGACGTAAGTCACGGCAAGGTGCCTGGATCTACGCTTCGAGTTATGCAGGTTTATTGGTGATGTTCGGGCTTGTGATGGCCTTTCAGCACTTCGTGCCACGTAGCATGCTGATGTGA